One Brassica napus cultivar Da-Ae chromosome C2, Da-Ae, whole genome shotgun sequence DNA window includes the following coding sequences:
- the LOC125582397 gene encoding uncharacterized protein LOC125582397 has product MAQSDSVYNDEYDRRDRSGGGEDMTTKKELKALQDKIDMLLSEKTKKEELHMVAEVDGVECQEDMYYVNAQGGYQPKQNFPPGFSPKPSQPAQDQAGSSIQPPQESSTEAMLKQLLEGQARSEKQLGCELKNLHNKIDGNYHDLNNKFDKPKLPFPGRFKKQLLEKYKALFDKQMSEVQLTMPIIDAFMLVPQYSKFLKDAVEQKKKEMEGMVILTHECSAIIQRLTVPRKLEDPGSFTLPCAIGPLTFERCLCDLGASVSLMPLSIAKKLGFTQYKKCKISLVLADRSVKLPIGILEDLPVKIGNCEVPTDFVVLEMDEEPRDPLIFGRPFLATAGAMVNVRDGTTDLHLGKGHILHFDINEMMKKPTTQGEIFYIDEMDALADDFLEKLAIEDSLQHALTIERETQMIENKESDELVRRLNVHLEDDGEDEFMELPQKTQHAASADIQENLHEADWSELKAPKVELKPLPHGVRYAFLGPNETYPVIVSSELTENELSMLLNELKKYRKALGYSLDDIKGISPYLCMHRIHLEDESKTSIEHQRRLNPNLKGVVKKEIIKLLDAGVIYPISDSNWVSPVHVVPKKGGITVVKNENNESIPTRTITGHRMCIDYRKLNAASRKDHFPLPFIDQMLERLANHPYYCFLDGYSGFFQIPIHPNDQEKTTFTCPYGTFAYRRMPFGLCNAPATFQRAMMSIFSDLIEDVMEVFMDDFSVYGSSFATCLSNLCMVLQRCEDTNLVLNWEKCHFMVKEGIVLGHKVSEKGIEVDKAKIDFMVGLAPPRTVKDIRSFLGHAGFYRRFIMDFSKIARPLTRLLCKEAAFHFDEECMEAFKNLKNALISAPIVQPPDWDLPFEIMCDASDFAVGAVLGQKRDKKSHVIYYASRTLDEAQAKYSTTEKELLAIVFAFEKFRSYLVGSKVTVYTDHAALRHLLAKKDAKPRLLRWILLLQEFDLEIKDRPGVENGVADHLSRLKVECGIPIDDRLPEEQMMAIHAVVAVCETGKKLEEVKAADEKGPWYADIVNYLASGKEPLNLKVMPRRSSIRM; this is encoded by the exons ATGGCACAGAGTGACTCTGTCTACAATGATGAATATGATAGAAGAGACAGAAGTGGTGGAGGAGAAGATATGACCACAAAGAAAGAGCTGAAAGCACTTCAAGACAAGATTGACATGCTACTATCAGAAAAAACCAAGAAAGAGGAGTTACATATGGTTGCCGAAGTTGATGGAGTAGAATGCCAAGAAGATATGTACTATGTCAATGCTCAGG GTGGTTACCAACCAAAACAGAACTTCCCTCCTGGATTCTCACCAAAACCAAGTCAACCGGCACAAGACCAAGCTGGATCATCAATACAACCTCCACAAGAGAGTAGTACTGAAGCTATGCTGAAACAATTATTGGAGGGACAAGCAAGAAGTGAGAAACAATTAGGGTGTGAGCTGAAAAATCTCCACAACAAGATTGATGGAAATTACCATGATCTAAACAACAAGTTTGACAAGCCAAAGCTTCCCTTTCCtggaagattcaagaagcaactcctagagaagtacaaagccttgtttgacaagcaaatgagtgaagttcagctcaccatgcccataattgatgcatttatgctggttccacaatacagcaagtttttgaaagatgctgtagaacaaaagaagaaagagatggaagggatggtgattcttactcatgagtgcagtgccattatTCAGAGACTGACTGTCCCAAGGAAGCTAGAAGACCCTGGTAGTTTCACCCTGCCATGCGCCATTGGACCTTTGACATTTGAGAGATGTCTATgtgatttgggagcaagtgtcagcctcatgccactatccattgccaagaagcttgggtttacacaatataaaaagtgCAAGATCTCTTTGGTGCTAGCTGATCGATCTGTCAAGCTCCCCATTGGCATCCTAGAAGATCTTCCTGTCAAGATAGGAAATTGTGAAGTGCCTACTGACTTTGTAGTGCTTGAGATGGATGAAGAGCCTAGAGATCCTTTGATCTTTGGAAGACCTTTCTTGGCAACTGCTGGAGCAATGGTGAATGTGAGAGATGGCACAACTGATCTCCACCTTGGAAAAGGTCACATTCTCCATTTTGATATCAatgagatgatgaagaagcccaCAACTCAAGGAGAAATATTCTACATTGATGAGATGGATGCCTTGGCTGATGATTTCCTTGAGAAGTTAGCGATTGAGGACTCTCTTCAACATGCCCTGACCATTGAAAGAGAGACCCAAATGATTGAAAACAAGGAGAGTGATGAGCTAGTAAGAAGGCTAAATGTTCACCTTGAGGACGATGGAGAAGATGAGTTCATGGAGTTGCCACAAAAGACTCAACATGCTGCCTCAGCAGACATTCAAGAGAACCTCCATGAAGCTGATTGGAGTGAGCTCAAggcaccaaaagtggagcttaaacctcttccccatggtgtaaggtatgctttccttggacctaatgagacatatcctgtcattgtgagtagtgagctgactgagaatgaattgtctatgcttttaaatgaacttaaaaagtatagaaaagcactaggatactcacttgatgacattaaaggaatctcaccatatttgtgcatgcataggatacatctagaggatgaatctaaaacttcaattgaacaccaaagaagattaaatcctaatttgaaaggtgttgttaaaaaagagataatcaaattattagatGCTGGTGTGATCTATCCTATCTCTGATAGCAATTGGGTTTCACCTGTGCATGTAGTTCCTAAAAAAGGTGGCATAACAGTTgttaagaacgaaaataatgagtcaataccaacaagaacaataactggacataggatgtgcattgactatcgaaaactgaatgcagcctctagaaaggatcatttccctTTACCATTCATTGATCAGATGTTAGAGAGGCTAGCTAACCATCCTTattattgtttccttgatggatactctggatttttccaaatccctatacacccaaatgaccaagagaaaacgacattcacttgtccttatggtacctttgcatatcgaaggatgccatttggactgtgcaatgcaccagcaacattccaaagagcaatgatgtcaattttctctgatcttattgaggatgtaatggaggtgtttatggatgatttttctgtatacggttcttcgtttgctacttgtttgtcaaatctttGCATGGTATTACAGAGATGTGAGGACACTAACCTGGTgctcaattgggagaagtgtcacttcatggtcaaggaagggattgttCTTGGACACAAAGTTTCTGAGAAAGGAATTGAAGTGGACAAAGCCAAGATAGATTTCATGGTTGGTCTAGCTCCACCAAGAACAGTGAAGGATATAAGAAGCTTTCTGGGTCATGCCGGTttctatagaagattcatcATGGATTTCTCTAAGatagctagaccattgaccaggctgTTATGCAAAGAAGCTGCATTTCACTTCGATGAGGAGTGTATGGAAGCTTTCAAAAACCTGAAGAATGCACTCATCAGTGCACCCATAGTTCAACCGccagattgggatctcccctttgagatcatgtgtgatgcaagTGACTTTGCTGTAGGAGCAGTCCTAGGccagaagagagacaagaagtcacatgtgatctactatgcaagTAGAACCCTTGATGAAGCTCAAGCTAAATACTctacaactgagaaggagctattggccattgtctttgcatttgagaagttcagaagctacttggttgggtcaaaggtgactgtctacactgatcatgctgcattgagacacctcttagccaagaaagatgcaaaaccaagactgttgaggtggattctgctgctacaagagtttgatcttgagatcaaggacaggcctggagttgagaatggagtaGCTGATCACCTGTCCAGGTTGAAGGTGGAGTGTGGAATCCCTATTGATGACAGACTTCCAGAAGAGCAAATGATGGCTATTCATGCAGTGGTAGCTGTTTGTGAGACAGGAAAGAAActtgaagaggtgaaggcaGCTGATGAGAAGggtccttggtatgctgatataGTCAACTACTTAGCTAGTGGAAAAGAGCCATTGAACTTGAaggttatgccaagaagaagttctataaggatgtga